A window of the Lolium perenne isolate Kyuss_39 chromosome 7, Kyuss_2.0, whole genome shotgun sequence genome harbors these coding sequences:
- the LOC127316729 gene encoding uncharacterized protein, translating to MGKEKRKKKMKRERAEAAAEKALETMRLDVQAASAKALQNLRLLSVRLVTVQGEVAKALLDLQVAAASRADSSNLSAETTSSSRSSNMGRCHHLGLDSESPDTAEELLHENKEDMLLLHVDSTKVKELVADSHNPEEKEKAQSRETVHDVAEHMNSLPSIGDCLKLFSHGLTDCNNCSEVAAELPETDGSKNVEHIMASSNVNTTIDGDQTEMSDMKTCPSDFGSLSAESPSRQPYLPDSHHQVTLSEDITSEEVTSGKSCGEKDLTSCSTAHEKTESHEGVQEAALSCLTTDEQTDLLSTQNIQDTSTHKHSSGKQVMYDRAQQVAGKQNKQTATQTRLISKLPPVLTIQLERPASGLPKLSGHVSFKEILQVGPFMDPRSELLETISCKSCSHNEVTHNSLHVLQPEDSPARSNPLQADSTKVKELVADSHNPEEKEQTESSESVHDVAEHMNSLPSIEDCLKLFSHGLTVCKNCSKVASELPETDRTSGKSCGQKDLASCRTANEKAKSHEGVQEAAPSCLTTDEHVLDDHNAQRVEETQNEQTDVDGTASKTELISKLPPVLANQLKRYTPADMDCCIQSEKKSDLLSAQDSTDVTSCLGTENSMDSQVFVKTVSGTTLSVQIDLTKTSTELGQLIEKKAVFSQTEQYLECEGRILKPKLKLSEQGIDRGSTIMIRSRLCGGMVVFTDIPLEDILQSKQIPGRADTELEYTDLGLTTLRGVLRSAIDTIDAGRCWTGTLGLEDFSVDENGMVHPNRAATANAIPRLIRRNLQDLATSIKNHFSVDGKWPAYLENLIKKLRKSTLVWDQAEQRHRLCWVYRLVLLSHFAGLPSMCRANIVYQLKILFDSLDPYQKADFRYALRRCKLNGDWIELVSTDPVVMVTFNKGDYRGMDRTTPFFLSRNYFSHCFYNSWDNNNVLLYDCDSGLEILMSLCLGDYLADLISELFNFFDLYDLLRSCCPGLNL from the exons ATGggcaaggagaagaggaagaagaagatgaaacgggagagggcggaggcggcggccgagAAAGCGCTGGAAACCATGCGGCTGGATGTGCAGGCCgcatcggcaaaggcgctccaaaaCTTGCGCCTGCTGTCCGTGCGCCTGGTGACCGTGCAGGGGGAGGTCGCCAAGGCGCTGCTGGACCTGCAGGTTGCGGCCGCGTCTCGAGCAGATTCGAGCAACTTGTCTGCGGAGACAACAAGCAGCAGCCGCAGCAGCAACATGGGGCGGTGCCACCACTTGGGCTTGGACAGCGAGTCGCCGGACACGGCTGAGGAGCTCCTGCACGAGAACAAGGAAGATATGCTGCTATTGCACGTTG ATTCTACTAAAGTGAAGGAATTGGTAGCAGATTCTCACAATccagaagagaaggagaaagctcAGAGCAGGGAAACTGTTCATGATGTGGCAGAACATATGAACTCTCTTCCGTCAATTGGGGACTGCCTGAAACTGTTTTCGCATGGCCTGACAGATTGTAACAACTGTTCCGAGGTTGCCGCTGAGCTGCCAGAAACCGATGGAAGTAAAAATGTCGAACACATCATGGCAAGTAGCAATGTAAATACAACTATTGATGGAGACCAGACTGAAATGTCAGACATGAAAACATGCCCAAGTGACTTTGGTAGCTTGTCGGCAGAATCTCCAAGTAGGCAACCATATCTTCCAGATTCACATCATCAGGTTACACTCTCTGAGGACATAACTTCTGAAGAAGTCACTTCAGGGAAGAGCTGTGGTGAAAAGGACTTGACCTCCTGCAGCACAGCCCATGAAAAAACTGAAAGTCATGAAGGTGTTCAAGAAGCTGCGCTTAGTTGCCTTACAACTGATGAACAGACTGACTTGCTGAGTACTCAGAATATTCAGGATACCAGCACTCACAAACACAGCAGTGGAAAGCAGGTAATGTATGATCGTGCTCAGCAAGTGGCGGGAAAACAAAATAAGCAGACAGCAACTCAAACACGATTGATTAGCAAGCTGCCGCCTGTGTTAACCATTCAACTTGAGAGACCTGCATCCGGTCTTCCTAAATTGAGTGGGCATGTGAGCTTTAAGGAGATTCTTCAAGTAGGACCATTCATGGACCCCAG GTCCGAGCTGCTTGAGACTATTTCCTGCAAAAGTTGCTCACATAATGAAGTTACACATAATTCATTACATGTTCTTCAACCAGAGGACTCTCCAGCCAGAAGCAACCCTTTGCAAGCTG ATTCTACTAAAGTGAAGGAATTGGTAGCAGATTCTCACAATCCAGAAGAGAAGGAGCAAACTGAGAGCAGCGAAAGTGTTCATGATGTGGCAGAACATATGAACTCTCTTCCGTCAATTGAGGACTGCCTGAAACTATTTTCACATGGCCTGACAGTTTGTAAGAACTGTTCCAAGGTTGCTTCTGAGCTGCCGGAAACTGATAGAACTTCAGGGAAGAGCTGTGGTCAAAAGGACTTAGCCTCTTGCAGGACAGCCAATGAAAAAGCTAAAAGTCATGAAGGTGTTCAAGAAGCTGCTCCTAGTTGCCTTACAACTGATGAACATGTACTGGATGATCATAATGCCCAACGAGTGGAGGAAACCCAAAATGAGCAGACAGATGTTGATGGTACTGCAAGCAAAACAGAATTGATTAGCAAGCTGCCACCTGTATTAGCCAATCAACTGAAGAGGTACACCCCTGCAGATATGGACTGTTGCATTCAATCTGAGAAGAAGAGTGACCTGCTGAGTGCCCAGGATAGTACGGATGTGACTAGTTGCCTCGGAACTGAGAATTCTATGGATAGCCAAGTATTCGTGAAAACAGTTTCTGGCACAACTTTATCAGTACAGATTGATCTAACAAAAACTTCTACAGAGCTGGGACAACTTATTGAGAAGAAGGCTGTGTTCAGTCAGACTGAGCAATATTTGGAGTGTGAGGGTCGCATATTAAAACCCAAATTAAAACTATCAGAACAAGGAATTGACAGGGGCTCAACCATAATGATCCGTTCAAGGCTCTGTGGTGGAATGGTTGTATTTACCGACATTCCCTTAGAGGATATTCTTCAGTCGAAACAGATCCCGGGCCGAGCTGACACTGAACTAGAATATACAGACCTAGGATTGACGACCCTGAGAGGTGTATTGAGGTCCGCAATCGACACTATCGATGCCGGAAGATGTTGGACTGGAACATTGGGATTAGAGGATTTCTCTGTTGATGAAAATGGTATGGTCCACCCGAATCGAGCTGCTACAGCTAACGCCATACCTCGCCTAATTCGTAGAAACCTTCAAGATCTTGCAACCTCCATCAAGAATCATTTTTCAGTTGATGGAAAGTGGCCAGCGTATTTGGAAAACCTCATTAAGAAACTACGGAAGAGCACCCTTGTCTGGGACCAAGCTGAGCAGAGGCATCGTCTGTGCTGGGTGTACAGATTGGTGTTGCTTTCTCATTTTGCTGGTCTTCCGTCAATGTGCAGGGCAAACATCGTTTACCAGTTAAAGATATTGTTTGATTCTCTTGACCCATATCAAAAAGCGGATTTCAGGTATGCCCTACGCAGATGCAAATTAAATGGTGATTGGATTGAATTGGTGTCAACGGATCCAGTGGTCATGGTAACCTTCAATAAAGGCGACTACAGAGGAATGGACCGTACCACCCCATTCTTCTTATCAAGAAATTATTTTAGTCATTGCTTCTACAATAGCTGG GATAATAATAATGTTCTGTTGTATGATTGTGATTCCGGTTTGGAGATACTAATGTCCCTGTGCTTGGGAGATTATTTGGCGGATCTCATCTCTGAATTATTCAATTTTTTTGATCTGTATGATCT GCTGAGGTCTTGCTGCCCGGGCCTGAACCTGTGA